The Triticum aestivum cultivar Chinese Spring chromosome 7B, IWGSC CS RefSeq v2.1, whole genome shotgun sequence genome window below encodes:
- the LOC123160718 gene encoding uncharacterized protein, whose product MSDTGGGGGGGVLYKRIPPPEPEPQHEEGPRFPTSPSYECYPEYGSMADYIPARTGHRGLSDDYHDYWARNPDNSKMIPPPPEPQDEEGPRLPTSPSYECYPQYGSMADYIPAGLSDDYHDYWARNPSNVPTYNIGGDSSAFDAMYEDDDCGLTAADLERQTNEYITAALDHYNSQDQNQVKYELVRAIYTSTAIMDERGFYGHVNFTAKSSLENSKEELLFAEVYYERGSDTCIPTSIVSLEGQNGVGGVRGKDICGPYRGMEIRVDTQHCYACLEAVKHPEDGTLYETGHHVDGCYGYLL is encoded by the exons ATGTCTGAtactgggggcggcggcggcggcggtgtgctGTACAAGAGGATCCCTCCTCCGGAACCGGAACCCCAACACGAGGAGGGTCCTCGTTTTCCTACCTCGCCGTCCTACGAGTGCTACCCAGA GTATGGGAGCATGGCTGATTACATTCCCGCTCGCACCGGCCACCGCGGCCTCTCCGATGATTACCATGATTATTGGGCTAGAAATCCCGATAATTCAAAGATGATCCCTCCTCCGCCGGAACCCCAGGACGAGGAGGGTCCTCGTCTTCCTACCTCGCCGTCGTACGAATGCTACCCACA GTATGGGAGCATGGCCGATTACATTCCCGCTGGCCTCTCCGATGATTACCACGATTATTGGGCTAGAAATCCCAGTAATGTTCCCACTTACAATATCGGTGGCGACTCCTCGGCCTTTGATGCCATGTACGAGGACGACGACTGCGGTCTCACCGCGGCGGACCTCGAGCGCCAGACCAACGAGTACATAACCGCCGCGCTCGACCACTACAACAGCCAAGACCAGAACCAG GTCAAGTATGAGCTCGTCAGAGCCATATACACTAGCACGGCGATCATGGATGAAAGAGGCTTCTATGGTCATGTAAACTTCACCGCCAAAAGCAGCTTGGAGAATTCAAAGGAGGAGTTATTGTTCGCGGAGGTATATTACGAGCGCGGCAGCGATACGTGTATACCCACCTCCATAGTTTCTTTGGAAGGGCAAAATGGAGTTG GTGGGGTTAGGGGCAAGGACATTTGTGGTCCCTATCGTGGCATGGAGATTCGTGTCGACACTCAACATTGCTATGCATGTCTAGAAGCCGTGAAGCACCCGGAGGATGGAACATTGTATGAGACCGGTCATCACGTGGATGGCTGCTATGGCTATTTGTTGTAG